One segment of Dolichospermum sp. DET69 DNA contains the following:
- a CDS encoding DUF4347 domain-containing protein, with translation MFSNSSLSQTATTIVVIDSSVSDYHTLQTAVVEGVETVILSPNQDGIEQISQILQQHPHITTIHILSHGAPGCLYLGNSQLNLTNIHNYTQQLQNWQRQNILLYGCNVAAGDAGEEFIHKLHQITTATISASTTKTGNAALGGNWELEVNIPVTETFHGTSLHLSDIVADTLNTYQGVFAPTLVGNYKTYNDVNVVQVVGNYAYLADGLSGLQIIDISNPTTPTFKGNYDTSGWAYGVQVVGNYAYVADNAKGLQIIDISNPTAPTLKGNYDTSGYAHYVQVVGNYAYVADYESGLQIIDISNPTTPTLKGNYDTSGYARGVQVVGNYAYIADGSAGLQIIDISNPTTPTLKGNYDTSGSALGVQVVGNYAYVADNGLGLQIIDISNPTTPTLKVNYDTYSARGVQVVGNYAYVADGGLGLTIIDISNPTTPTLKGGFHTGSYSLGVQVVGNYAYMADNSGLTIINISEFNNQAPTNLTLSTSTIAENQVIGTVVGNFSSTDPDTGNTFTYSLVSGTGATDNSLFTITNNQLKTNSVFDFETKNSYGVRLRTTDQGGLSFEKQLTIGVSNVNETPTNLLINTSTVAENQVIGTVVGNLSTTDVDTGNTFVYTLVSGTGDSDNSLFSVTNNQLLTKAVFDFETKTSYSVRVRTTDQGGLFFEKQLTIGVTDVEDINDNLTTTPQQDIIDAQGGNDTITSTFANLQQNDIINGGITGTDTLIITGGTVDDSISIDANDTTNQLDIASTTVLGFERFDLSGFAAEINFIGTAGDDWVKGGSGSDNLGGGNGNDYLSGGTGADVLIGGLGNDTYVIDSSGDTVVEFLNQGIDTVESSITWTLKANLENLTLTGNGNFNGTGNKLNNIIIGNVGNNVLNGGTGNDTLIGGTGNDSYYVDNAADSITELVDQGTDNVFSTINYTLGNNLENLTLQGTSAINGTGNELNNSITGNAANNLLTGGAGNDILNGGAGNDTFIGGTGNDSYYVDNAADSITELVDQGTDNVFSTINYTLGNNLENLTLQGTSAINGTGNELNNSITGNAANNLLTGGAGNDILTGNAGTDTLVGGTGNDNLYLGLNDNAVDNVNYVLGDGTDIVYQFVRGVGGDQLNFTGIANFDVKTLGANTEIRIGDGIGGNTGFGNGQLLVTLSGTSGFTSANANLNLFSGNFLFN, from the coding sequence ATGTTTAGCAACTCTTCCCTCAGTCAAACCGCGACAACCATTGTTGTTATTGATTCTTCTGTTTCCGACTATCACACCCTACAAACAGCAGTTGTAGAGGGTGTAGAAACGGTGATTCTTTCCCCAAATCAAGACGGGATTGAGCAAATTAGCCAAATTTTACAACAACATCCCCACATCACCACCATTCACATCCTTTCCCACGGTGCGCCGGGATGCTTGTATTTAGGAAATAGTCAATTAAACTTAACCAATATTCACAATTACACCCAACAGTTACAAAACTGGCAACGTCAGAATATTTTACTCTATGGTTGTAACGTCGCAGCCGGGGACGCTGGGGAAGAATTTATTCACAAATTACATCAAATTACAACCGCAACCATTAGCGCCTCCACCACAAAAACCGGCAATGCAGCATTAGGGGGAAATTGGGAGTTAGAGGTGAATATTCCCGTTACAGAGACATTCCATGGAACATCTCTACATTTGTCAGATATTGTTGCAGACACCCTCAACACCTACCAGGGAGTATTTGCACCCACATTAGTGGGCAATTATAAGACATATAATGATGTTAATGTTGTGCAAGTAGTCGGTAACTACGCTTATTTAGCTGATGGTTTATCAGGACTACAAATCATTGATATTAGCAACCCCACAACCCCCACCTTCAAAGGCAATTATGATACTTCTGGCTGGGCTTATGGTGTGCAAGTAGTCGGTAACTACGCTTACGTAGCTGATAATGCCAAAGGACTACAAATCATAGACATTAGCAACCCCACTGCTCCCACCCTCAAGGGCAATTATGATACTTCTGGCTATGCTCATTATGTGCAAGTAGTGGGCAACTACGCTTATGTTGCTGATTATGAGTCAGGACTACAAATCATAGATATTAGCAACCCCACTACCCCCACCCTCAAGGGCAATTATGATACTTCTGGCTATGCTAGAGGTGTGCAAGTGGTGGGTAACTACGCTTATATCGCTGATGGTAGTGCAGGACTACAAATCATTGATATTAGCAACCCCACTACCCCCACCCTCAAGGGCAATTATGATACTTCTGGCTCTGCTTTGGGTGTGCAAGTGGTGGGCAACTACGCTTATGTTGCTGATAATGGACTAGGACTACAAATCATAGACATTAGCAACCCCACAACCCCCACCCTCAAGGTCAATTATGATACATATTCTGCTAGAGGTGTGCAAGTAGTCGGTAACTACGCTTATGTAGCTGATGGTGGTTTAGGACTAACAATCATAGACATTAGCAACCCCACAACCCCCACCCTCAAAGGCGGTTTTCATACTGGTTCCTATAGTTTGGGTGTGCAAGTAGTCGGTAACTACGCTTATATGGCTGATAACAGTGGTTTGACGATTATTAATATCAGTGAGTTTAATAACCAAGCACCCACTAATCTCACTCTCTCCACCAGCACCATTGCCGAAAATCAAGTTATTGGTACAGTTGTTGGTAATTTCAGTAGCACAGACCCAGATACAGGAAACACCTTTACCTATAGTTTAGTATCAGGCACAGGTGCAACTGATAATAGTTTATTTACCATTACCAATAATCAACTCAAAACCAACTCTGTATTTGACTTTGAAACCAAAAACAGTTATGGCGTTAGACTCAGGACAACAGACCAAGGTGGGTTATCCTTTGAGAAACAATTAACTATTGGAGTCAGCAACGTTAACGAAACTCCTACCAACCTGTTAATTAACACCAGCACAGTTGCGGAAAATCAAGTTATTGGTACAGTGGTTGGTAATCTTTCCACAACTGACGTAGATACGGGAAACACTTTCGTTTATACCTTAGTTTCTGGAACAGGAGACAGCGATAACAGTTTGTTTTCAGTTACGAATAATCAACTTTTAACCAAAGCTGTTTTCGACTTTGAAACCAAAACCAGTTACAGCGTTCGAGTCCGCACAACGGACCAAGGTGGGTTATTCTTTGAGAAACAATTAACCATTGGTGTAACTGATGTAGAAGACATTAACGACAATTTAACCACCACACCACAACAAGATATTATTGACGCGCAAGGTGGAAATGACACAATTACCAGCACCTTTGCGAATTTACAACAAAACGACATCATCAACGGTGGTATTACAGGCACAGATACCTTGATCATTACTGGGGGAACAGTTGATGATAGTATTTCCATAGATGCCAATGACACCACAAATCAACTAGACATTGCCAGTACAACAGTATTGGGATTTGAACGCTTTGATTTAAGTGGCTTTGCTGCTGAAATCAACTTTATAGGTACTGCTGGTGATGATTGGGTTAAAGGAGGTTCAGGAAGTGATAACTTAGGTGGAGGGAATGGTAATGATTACCTGAGTGGTGGTACTGGTGCAGATGTCTTAATAGGTGGATTAGGCAATGATACTTATGTAATTGATAGTTCTGGAGATACTGTTGTCGAATTTCTCAATCAAGGAATAGATACCGTTGAATCTTCCATAACTTGGACATTAAAAGCCAACTTAGAAAATTTAACCCTCACCGGCAATGGAAACTTTAACGGTACAGGAAATAAACTCAATAATATCATCATTGGTAATGTTGGGAATAACGTTCTTAATGGTGGGACTGGTAATGATACCCTCATTGGTGGAACTGGTAACGATTCCTATTATGTGGACAATGCAGCAGATAGCATTACAGAATTAGTAGACCAGGGAACAGATAACGTTTTCAGCACCATTAATTACACATTAGGAAATAACCTAGAAAACCTGACTTTACAAGGAACATCTGCTATTAACGGTACAGGTAATGAACTAAATAATAGCATTACAGGTAACGCAGCAAATAACCTTCTCACAGGTGGAGCGGGTAACGATATTCTCAATGGTGGTGCTGGTAATGATACCTTCATTGGTGGAACTGGTAACGATTCCTATTATGTGGACAATGCAGCAGATAGCATTACAGAATTAGTGGACCAGGGAACAGATAACGTTTTCAGCACCATTAATTACACATTAGGAAATAACCTAGAAAACCTGACTTTACAAGGAACATCTGCTATTAACGGTACAGGTAATGAACTGAATAACAGCATTACAGGTAACGCAGCAAATAACCTTCTTACAGGTGGTGCGGGTAACGATATTCTCACAGGTAATGCTGGTACAGATACATTGGTTGGTGGAACAGGTAACGATAATTTGTATTTAGGTTTAAACGATAATGCTGTAGATAACGTTAATTACGTTCTTGGTGATGGTACAGATATAGTTTATCAATTTGTGCGCGGTGTCGGTGGTGATCAACTGAACTTTACAGGTATTGCCAATTTTGATGTTAAGACATTGGGTGCAAATACGGAAATACGAATTGGTGATGGTATTGGTGGTAATACTGGTTTTGGTAATGGTCAGTTATTAGTTACCTTATCAGGTACATCAGGATTTACCAGCGCCAATGCGAATTTAAACCTATTTAGCGGTAATTTCTTGTTCAATTAA
- a CDS encoding DUF29 domain-containing protein: MDNFSLYNQDFYAWTQKQAKALEQKLVLELDWQHLQEEVQSLGRHEYRELISRLGVLIGHLLKWEYQPEQRSRSWFLTIREQRRAIVRHLRQNPSLKSRITEAMLDAFEIGIDLALRETNLPLRTFPENCPYLFDDIISDNFLCDTLQDWEG; the protein is encoded by the coding sequence ATGGATAACTTTTCTTTGTATAATCAAGATTTCTATGCTTGGACACAAAAACAAGCAAAAGCTTTAGAACAAAAGCTAGTTTTAGAATTAGACTGGCAACATTTGCAAGAAGAAGTTCAATCTTTGGGGAGACATGAATATCGAGAATTAATCAGTCGTTTGGGTGTGTTAATTGGTCATTTATTAAAGTGGGAATATCAACCTGAACAACGTTCTCGCAGTTGGTTTTTAACAATTAGAGAACAACGTCGTGCTATTGTGAGACATCTCAGACAAAACCCTAGTTTAAAATCTCGAATAACAGAAGCTATGTTAGATGCTTTTGAAATAGGAATTGATTTAGCTTTACGAGAAACTAATTTACCATTAAGAACTTTTCCTGAAAATTGTCCTTATTTATTTGATGATATAATTTCTGATAATTTTTTATGTGATACTCTTCAAGATTGGGAAGGATAA
- the mutS gene encoding DNA mismatch repair protein MutS, giving the protein MTTPEPNQANTSLTDTNLVEDRSKLSKMYQHYVEVKDKHPHALLLYRVGDFFETFFQDAVTVSRELELVLTSKHGGEVGRVAMTGVPHHAWERYTTQLVEKGYAVVICDQVEDSADAIGLVKREVTRILTPGTLLEEGMLKASRNNYIAAVVIAVNHWGLAYADISTGEFLTSQGSDLEHLTQELMRLQPSEVLFPTNAPDLGSLLRPGETSPSLPQCLPPSFCYSLRSQVPFSQAEARSKLLQKFKVRSLEGLGCEHLPLAVRAAGGLLEYIEDTQKANPVSLQLLRTYTLTDYLIVDHQTRRNLEITQTVRDGTFHGSLLWALDRTSTAMGSRALRRWLLQPLIEIKGIKSRQDTIQELVENTPLRQDLRQLLKQIYDLERLTVRAASGRANARDLVALADSFSRLPQISRLVEDARSPFLKALQKVPPILEELAEKLHAHIVESPPIYLKEGGLIRAGINSLLDERKATVESDQQWIANLEVDERARTGIPTLKVGFNKTFGYYISISRSKSDQVPDNYIRKQTLTNEERYITPDLKEREARILTARDDLNELEYEIFDALRDEVGSHAEIIRNISRAVAAADVLCGLGELAVHQGYCRPEMLTGREIDVVDGRHPVVEQSLPAGFFVPNSTKLGQLSVVSCQSSVETIIDNNPDLVILTGPNASGKSCYLRQVGLIQLMAQVGSFVPARSARLAVCDRIFTRVGAVDDLATGQSTFMVEMNETANILNHATLKSLVLLDEIGRGTATFDGLSIAWAVAEYLAVDIKSRTIFATHYHELNELATIVPNVANYQVTVKELPDQIIFLHQVQPGGADKSYGIEAGRLAGLPPVVIQRAKQVMGQIEKHSKIAMGLREGFQ; this is encoded by the coding sequence ATGACGACACCAGAACCCAATCAAGCAAACACATCACTTACCGATACGAATCTGGTAGAAGATCGTAGTAAGCTGAGTAAGATGTACCAGCATTATGTAGAAGTAAAAGATAAACATCCTCATGCGTTGCTGCTGTATAGAGTCGGAGATTTTTTTGAAACCTTTTTCCAAGACGCTGTAACTGTCTCCAGAGAATTAGAATTAGTCTTAACCAGTAAACACGGTGGCGAAGTTGGTCGTGTCGCCATGACGGGTGTACCTCATCACGCTTGGGAACGCTACACAACCCAACTGGTAGAAAAAGGTTATGCTGTGGTAATTTGTGACCAAGTGGAAGATTCTGCGGATGCGATTGGTTTGGTAAAGCGAGAAGTAACGCGTATTCTCACCCCAGGGACATTGCTAGAAGAGGGAATGCTCAAAGCTAGTCGTAATAACTACATAGCGGCTGTGGTAATTGCCGTCAATCATTGGGGATTAGCATATGCAGATATATCAACAGGGGAATTTCTCACATCTCAGGGTAGTGATTTAGAACACCTAACCCAAGAGTTAATGCGACTGCAACCTTCCGAAGTCCTGTTTCCCACAAACGCCCCCGATTTAGGTAGTTTACTGCGTCCAGGGGAAACCTCTCCATCACTTCCCCAATGTTTACCACCATCATTTTGTTATAGTTTGCGATCGCAAGTCCCCTTTTCCCAAGCAGAAGCTAGAAGTAAATTATTGCAGAAATTCAAAGTGCGATCGCTCGAAGGTTTAGGTTGCGAACATCTTCCCCTCGCAGTTCGCGCTGCTGGTGGTCTTTTAGAATATATTGAAGACACACAAAAAGCCAATCCCGTCTCCCTGCAATTATTACGCACCTATACCCTCACTGATTATTTAATAGTAGATCATCAAACTCGCCGTAACCTAGAAATTACCCAAACTGTCCGCGATGGTACGTTTCACGGCTCTCTACTATGGGCTTTAGACAGAACTAGCACCGCTATGGGTAGCAGAGCTTTAAGAAGATGGTTGTTACAACCATTAATAGAGATTAAAGGCATTAAATCCCGCCAAGATACCATCCAAGAATTAGTAGAAAACACGCCTCTCCGTCAAGATTTGCGGCAGTTATTAAAGCAAATTTACGATTTAGAACGGTTAACAGTCAGAGCCGCTTCTGGTAGAGCAAATGCACGGGATTTAGTGGCTTTAGCTGATTCTTTCTCCCGATTACCTCAAATTTCTCGCTTAGTTGAAGATGCGCGTTCCCCCTTCTTGAAAGCCTTGCAAAAAGTCCCCCCCATCTTAGAAGAATTAGCAGAAAAGTTACACGCTCATATCGTAGAATCACCACCTATTTATTTAAAAGAAGGGGGTTTAATTCGGGCAGGAATAAATTCGCTTTTGGATGAGAGAAAGGCTACTGTAGAAAGTGATCAACAATGGATTGCAAACTTAGAAGTTGACGAAAGAGCGCGAACAGGAATCCCCACTTTGAAGGTAGGATTTAATAAAACTTTTGGTTATTATATCAGTATTTCCCGCAGTAAATCTGACCAAGTTCCCGATAATTACATTCGCAAACAAACTTTGACGAATGAGGAACGTTACATTACTCCAGATTTGAAAGAACGAGAAGCCCGCATTCTCACAGCGCGGGATGATTTAAATGAGTTGGAATATGAGATTTTTGACGCATTACGGGATGAGGTGGGTTCTCATGCTGAAATCATCCGTAATATCTCCCGTGCGGTAGCTGCTGCGGATGTATTATGTGGTTTGGGGGAATTGGCTGTACATCAAGGTTATTGTCGCCCGGAAATGCTGACAGGAAGGGAGATTGACGTTGTTGATGGTCGTCACCCAGTGGTTGAGCAGTCTTTACCTGCTGGGTTTTTTGTGCCTAATTCTACTAAACTTGGTCAGTTGTCAGTTGTCAGTTGTCAGTCGTCAGTGGAAACAATAATAGATAACAACCCTGATTTGGTGATTTTGACGGGTCCTAATGCCAGTGGGAAGAGTTGTTATTTGCGACAGGTGGGTTTAATTCAGTTGATGGCACAAGTTGGGAGTTTTGTCCCTGCTAGGTCTGCTAGGTTAGCTGTGTGCGATCGCATTTTTACTCGTGTTGGCGCTGTGGATGATTTAGCAACTGGTCAATCTACTTTTATGGTGGAGATGAATGAAACTGCAAATATTCTTAATCATGCAACTTTGAAGTCTTTGGTTTTGTTGGATGAAATTGGTCGTGGAACTGCAACTTTTGACGGTTTATCAATTGCTTGGGCTGTGGCTGAATATTTAGCTGTTGATATTAAATCTCGGACTATTTTTGCTACTCATTATCATGAGTTAAATGAATTGGCGACTATTGTTCCTAATGTGGCTAATTATCAAGTTACAGTTAAAGAGTTACCTGATCAAATTATCTTTTTACATCAAGTTCAACCTGGTGGTGCTGATAAATCCTATGGTATAGAAGCCGGAAGATTAGCGGGTTTACCCCCCGTAGTAATTCAACGGGCAAAACAGGTGATGGGACAAATTGAAAAACACAGTAAAATAGCAATGGGGTTGAGAGAAGGATTTCAATAA
- a CDS encoding DUF4276 family protein, which produces MVKEIRIYIEGGGDKKDQKDFIRQGFSKFFTPLIDLARSQKIRWNIIICGSRNNAFRDFQNALQDYPEAFNILLVDSEASVKKNSPWEHLKFRDNWDKPAGVNDNNCHLMVQTMEAWFIADLETLKKFYGQGFKENAIPKNANVETIAKDNLESTLKTATANTTKGEYHKIKHAYKLLELLDVDKVCQASPYCDRLFTTLTAKMAGSTSNPD; this is translated from the coding sequence ATGGTAAAGGAGATTCGGATTTATATAGAAGGTGGTGGTGATAAAAAAGATCAAAAAGATTTTATTAGACAAGGATTTAGTAAATTTTTCACGCCTTTGATTGATCTAGCTCGTAGTCAGAAAATTCGCTGGAATATTATTATTTGTGGTTCTCGTAATAACGCTTTCCGAGATTTTCAAAATGCTTTACAAGATTATCCAGAAGCTTTTAATATATTGTTGGTTGATTCAGAAGCATCTGTGAAGAAAAATTCGCCTTGGGAACATTTGAAATTTAGGGATAATTGGGATAAACCAGCAGGAGTTAATGATAATAACTGCCATTTAATGGTACAAACAATGGAGGCTTGGTTTATTGCTGATCTGGAAACGCTGAAAAAGTTTTATGGACAAGGATTTAAAGAAAATGCTATTCCTAAAAATGCTAATGTGGAAACTATTGCCAAAGATAATTTAGAATCTACTCTGAAAACGGCTACTGCTAATACCACCAAGGGAGAATATCACAAAATCAAACACGCCTATAAACTGTTAGAATTGTTAGATGTAGATAAAGTTTGTCAAGCTTCTCCATATTGCGATCGCCTTTTTACCACACTAACAGCAAAAATGGCTGGATCAACCAGTAACCCTGATTAA